From Kryptolebias marmoratus isolate JLee-2015 linkage group LG15, ASM164957v2, whole genome shotgun sequence, a single genomic window includes:
- the calml4a gene encoding calmodulin-like protein 4a: MAKFFTPAQINEFKECFSFYDKKRNGKIDVKDLITVMRCLGTSPTYGEIERHLQVHKLSKKGEVDFSTFLTMMHRQMQQEDPKNEILEAFRMTDKQKKGYVQASELRAKLTKLGEKLTNKEVDDLFKEANVKSNGIINYEEFTQMVTLPPVDY; encoded by the exons ATG GCTAAATTCTTCACACCAGCTCAAATCAATG AGTTCAAAGAATGCTTCTCCTTCTACGACAAAAAGCGAAATGGAAAAATTGATGTCAAGGATCTGATAACAGTTATGCGTTGCCTGGGGACAAGTCCAACGTACGGGGAAATAGAAAGGCACCTGCAGGTTCATAAACTCA GTAAGAAAGGTGAGGTGGACTTCTCTACATTCCTGACAATGATGCACAGGCAGATGCAGCAGGAGGACCCCAAGAATGAAATCCTGGAGGCCTTCAGGATGACGGACAAGCAGAAGAAAGGCTACGTTCAGGCATCTGAGCTGCGGGCCAAACTCACCAAGTTAGGAGAGAAGCTCACAAACAAAGAAG tggATGACCTCTTCAAAGAAGCAAACGTCAAGTCCAACGGAATAATCAACTATGAAGAGTTCACCCAAATGGTGACGCTGCCGCCAGTCGATTACTGA
- the cln6a gene encoding ceroid-lipofuscinosis neuronal protein 6a, which translates to MANIRKRRGEDLHSPAGVLKENVPQRRGQHFHFDLWLCLTVQNWVLDFGRPIAMIMLPLEWFPLNKPSAGDYFHMAYNVITPFLMLKLIEHTPRAVSHTAVYLCIVTFVMGASIHLVGDSINHRLILSGYQLHLSVRENPIIKDLKPASLIDSFELLYYYDEHLGHSLWYIPFFIILFIYFSGCFSNSDEQKKIPVSGWLLMGPSALYYWYLVTEGQITELFLLTLLAMVATVTYQHRKGVSADSNGRFLFYSFSVAALLVVLWVVYLWNDPVLRNKYPGLLYVPEPWSYYTLHVRKSH; encoded by the exons ATGGCAAATATACGAAAACGTAGAGGCGAAGATTTACACAG CCCAGCTGGTGTTTTGAAGGAAAACGTACCACAGAGGAGAGGGCAACACTTCCACTTTGATCTGTGGCTCTGTCTGACGGTGCAGAACTGGGTACTTGACTTTGGGAGGCCTATTGCCATG ATCATGCTTCCTCTGGAGTGGTTTCCCCTGAACAAGCCCAGTGCTGGAGACTACTTCCACATGGCGTACAATGTCATTACGCCGTTCCTAATGCTCAAG CTGATCGAGCACACTCCAAGGGCCGTGTCTCACACAGCTGTTTACCTCTGCATCGTCACTTTTGTCATGGGCGCCAGCATCCACCTGGTGGGAGACTCCATCAACCACCGGCTCATCCTGAGCGGCTACCAGCTGCACCTGTCAGTCAGAGAAAACCCCATCATCAAAGACCTGAAACCAGCTTCACTG ATTGACTCCTTTGAGCTGCTGTATTATTATGATGAACACCTGGGACACTCTCTGTG gtATATTCCCTTCTTCATCATTCTGTTCATCTACTTCAGTGGCTGCTTCTCGAACTCTGACGAGCAGAAGAAAATTCCTGTTTCAGGTTGGCTGCTGATGGGACCCAGCGCGCTCTACTACTG GTACTTGGTCACCGAGGGACAAATCACCGAGCTCTTCCTCCTTACTCTCCTCGCCATGGTTGCCACGGTGACGTATCAACACCGTAAAGGCGTCAGCGCAGACAGCAACGGCCGCTTTCTTTTCTACAGCTTCAGTGTTGCAGCGCTGCTGGTGGTTCTGTGGGTGGTCTATCTGTGGAACGACCCGGTTCTCCGCAACAAGTACCCGGGCCTCCTTTACGTTCCGGAGCCCTGGTCCTATTACACCCTGCACGTCAGGAAGAGCCACTGA